In a genomic window of Pseudorasbora parva isolate DD20220531a chromosome 24, ASM2467924v1, whole genome shotgun sequence:
- the LOC137064134 gene encoding uncharacterized protein isoform X2: METRTILRVIVSDNDIRKIVLPLKPQTVDSLLEQLEEKLGLQYKFTLQFEDPDFNNSLVNLTDIADLPDKPTLKIVSLVTTPTPSTADTEILSVASDDPCHSVRTAWPETFEIPNFPVDVEYRLRQGNLQYMQDQTYLQLSGELKHEILEKLSETIYSYKAYPDKEDFEAVAAALIKKHPCLTQPGSSKGWNGWYDSLRWKMGNYRSKLRRAGCLEVSINGGKRRGQQPQRNVKRPKRFEINFLPNFPDGEDEASMESKRKEMVEEMKKRRLNSALIAQNMNSTFALRRKELIEEQPAVKDTVERWPALFTNSQILSEFSRISGKNLQTEFFQELDRFTQRFIDIFRAKGGDTGSKLKRILHQIDNDKSNVNARRTAVLHGLPLLLGEDPTDFYKTCFDCDGNEDMFDTAVCIMTVIPEDCPTVPYSLHLDATATTIILEGTVVVDNLENFPEAMCLLFGLIYALNLEYPKALKSTFDFIQRVILSLGHKSLKPKIQSLKNRLMQ, encoded by the exons ATGGAGACAAGGACCATACTCAGAGTTATAGTTAGTGACAACGACATCAGAAAAATCGTACTTCCTTTGAAACCACAGACAGTTGACTCACTGTTGGAACAACTTGAAGAAAAGCTGGGACTTCAGTACAAGTTCACACTTCAGTTTGAGGATCCAGACTTCAACAATTCCCTTGTGAATCTTACCGACATTGCTGATTTGCCAGATAAGCCAACACTGAAGATTGTCTCACTTGTGACGACACCAACCCCTAGCACAGCTGACACTGAAATCCTGTCTGTGGCTTCTGATGATCCATGTCATAGTGTACGTACTGCATGGCCAGAAACTTTCGAGATCCCTAATTTTCCTGTTGACGTTGAATACAGATTACGTCAGGGAAATCTACAGTACATGCAAGATCAAACATATCTACAATTGTCAGGAGAACTTAAGCATGAGATTCTCGAAAAACTTTCCGAGACAATATACAGTTACAAAGCTTACCCAGATAAGGAAGATTTTGAGGCTGTTGCTGCTGCTTTGATAAAAAAACATCCCTGCCTTACCCAGCCTGGCTCATCTAAGGGGTGGAATGGGTGGTATGATAGCCTCAGATGGAAAATGGGTAATTACCGCTCAAAACTGCGTAGAGCTGGATGTTTGGAGGTATCCATAAATGGTGGAAAAAGAAGAGGACAGCAGCCTCAGAGAAACGTCAAAAGACCCAAGAGGTTTGAAATCAATTTTCTACCGAATTTCCCTGATGGTGAAGATGAAGCCAGCATGGAATCCAAAAGGAAAGAGATGGTGGAAGAGATGAAGAAACGTCGTCTTAATTCTGCACTGATAGCCCAGAACATGAATTCTACATTTGCCTTGCGCAGAAAGGAATTGATAGAGGAGCAGCCTGCAGTGAAGGACACAGTGGAAAGGTGGCCTGCCCTCTTCACAAATAGTCAG attCTGTCAGAGTTTAGTCGTATATCTGGCAAAAACCTGCAAACCGAATTCTTTCAAGAACTGGACAGATTCACTCAACGTTTCATCGACATCTTCAGGGCTAAAGGTGGAGACACTGGCTCCAAACTTAAGAGGATTCTGCACCAGATTGACAATGAT AAATCCAACGTCAATGCGAGACGAACAGCCGTTCTTCATGGCCTACCACTCCTCCTTGGAGAGGACCCCACAGATTTTTACAAGACATGCTTT GACTGTGATGGCAATGAAGACATGTTCGACACGGCAGTCTGTATTATGACAGTGATTCCTGAGGACTGTCCAACTGTGCCTTACTCATTGCATCTTGATGCCACAGCAACGACAATAATTTTGGAAGGTACAGTGGTTGTGGATAACCTTGAAAATTTTCCAGAAGCAATGTGTCTACTCTTCGGGCTAATTTATGCTCTAAACTTAGAGTATCCAAAAGCACTGAAGAGCACATTTGATTTCATACAGAGAGTGATTTTGTCCCTTGGCCACAAGTCACTGAAACCTAAAATCCAATCACTAAAAAATCGCCTAATGCAGTAA
- the LOC137064134 gene encoding uncharacterized protein isoform X1, with amino-acid sequence MTERTNMETRTILRVIVSDNDIRKIVLPLKPQTVDSLLEQLEEKLGLQYKFTLQFEDPDFNNSLVNLTDIADLPDKPTLKIVSLVTTPTPSTADTEILSVASDDPCHSVRTAWPETFEIPNFPVDVEYRLRQGNLQYMQDQTYLQLSGELKHEILEKLSETIYSYKAYPDKEDFEAVAAALIKKHPCLTQPGSSKGWNGWYDSLRWKMGNYRSKLRRAGCLEVSINGGKRRGQQPQRNVKRPKRFEINFLPNFPDGEDEASMESKRKEMVEEMKKRRLNSALIAQNMNSTFALRRKELIEEQPAVKDTVERWPALFTNSQILSEFSRISGKNLQTEFFQELDRFTQRFIDIFRAKGGDTGSKLKRILHQIDNDKSNVNARRTAVLHGLPLLLGEDPTDFYKTCFDCDGNEDMFDTAVCIMTVIPEDCPTVPYSLHLDATATTIILEGTVVVDNLENFPEAMCLLFGLIYALNLEYPKALKSTFDFIQRVILSLGHKSLKPKIQSLKNRLMQ; translated from the exons ATGACAG AGAGAACAAATATGGAGACAAGGACCATACTCAGAGTTATAGTTAGTGACAACGACATCAGAAAAATCGTACTTCCTTTGAAACCACAGACAGTTGACTCACTGTTGGAACAACTTGAAGAAAAGCTGGGACTTCAGTACAAGTTCACACTTCAGTTTGAGGATCCAGACTTCAACAATTCCCTTGTGAATCTTACCGACATTGCTGATTTGCCAGATAAGCCAACACTGAAGATTGTCTCACTTGTGACGACACCAACCCCTAGCACAGCTGACACTGAAATCCTGTCTGTGGCTTCTGATGATCCATGTCATAGTGTACGTACTGCATGGCCAGAAACTTTCGAGATCCCTAATTTTCCTGTTGACGTTGAATACAGATTACGTCAGGGAAATCTACAGTACATGCAAGATCAAACATATCTACAATTGTCAGGAGAACTTAAGCATGAGATTCTCGAAAAACTTTCCGAGACAATATACAGTTACAAAGCTTACCCAGATAAGGAAGATTTTGAGGCTGTTGCTGCTGCTTTGATAAAAAAACATCCCTGCCTTACCCAGCCTGGCTCATCTAAGGGGTGGAATGGGTGGTATGATAGCCTCAGATGGAAAATGGGTAATTACCGCTCAAAACTGCGTAGAGCTGGATGTTTGGAGGTATCCATAAATGGTGGAAAAAGAAGAGGACAGCAGCCTCAGAGAAACGTCAAAAGACCCAAGAGGTTTGAAATCAATTTTCTACCGAATTTCCCTGATGGTGAAGATGAAGCCAGCATGGAATCCAAAAGGAAAGAGATGGTGGAAGAGATGAAGAAACGTCGTCTTAATTCTGCACTGATAGCCCAGAACATGAATTCTACATTTGCCTTGCGCAGAAAGGAATTGATAGAGGAGCAGCCTGCAGTGAAGGACACAGTGGAAAGGTGGCCTGCCCTCTTCACAAATAGTCAG attCTGTCAGAGTTTAGTCGTATATCTGGCAAAAACCTGCAAACCGAATTCTTTCAAGAACTGGACAGATTCACTCAACGTTTCATCGACATCTTCAGGGCTAAAGGTGGAGACACTGGCTCCAAACTTAAGAGGATTCTGCACCAGATTGACAATGAT AAATCCAACGTCAATGCGAGACGAACAGCCGTTCTTCATGGCCTACCACTCCTCCTTGGAGAGGACCCCACAGATTTTTACAAGACATGCTTT GACTGTGATGGCAATGAAGACATGTTCGACACGGCAGTCTGTATTATGACAGTGATTCCTGAGGACTGTCCAACTGTGCCTTACTCATTGCATCTTGATGCCACAGCAACGACAATAATTTTGGAAGGTACAGTGGTTGTGGATAACCTTGAAAATTTTCCAGAAGCAATGTGTCTACTCTTCGGGCTAATTTATGCTCTAAACTTAGAGTATCCAAAAGCACTGAAGAGCACATTTGATTTCATACAGAGAGTGATTTTGTCCCTTGGCCACAAGTCACTGAAACCTAAAATCCAATCACTAAAAAATCGCCTAATGCAGTAA